A single genomic interval of Helianthus annuus cultivar XRQ/B chromosome 13, HanXRQr2.0-SUNRISE, whole genome shotgun sequence harbors:
- the LOC110869609 gene encoding uncharacterized protein LOC110869609 — MIKWPSLFVADVQKDCRICDRILMVNGLVTFLWEWSVQPTGSVTAAELAEAESTPSSVSVSAARDSWVWSLESSGKFSTHSVKELAVKDLRVVGASSFRKCAWVPAKCDIFIWRSLLDRIPTRQALVRRNFRIDSELCVFCGEVAESVDHLFIACEKVIRLWNRLCDWAKIPFIFAFSFGDLLDYHKVFLGNKKYKEIIRGLIFVAVWCIWKARNDMIFFQWERGSRRHV, encoded by the coding sequence ATGATCAAATGGCCTTCTCTTTTTGTTGCGGATGTTCAGAAAGACTGTCGAATATGTGATAGGATCTTGATGGTGAATGGTCTCGTCACATTCCTTTGGGAGTGGTCGGTTCAGCCGACGGGTTCTGTGACTGCGGCTGAGTTAGCGGAAGCAGAAAGCACACCCTCTTCTGTCTCGGTTTCGGCTGCAAGGGATAGCTGGGTGTGGTCGTTGGAGTCCTCGGGGAAATTCTCTACTCACTCGGTAAAGGAATTGGCTGTGAAAGATCTTCGTGTTGTCGGCGCGTCTTCGTTCCGTAAGTGCGCTTGGGTTCCCGCTAAATGCGATATATTTATCTGGAGATCGTTGCTGGATCGGATCCCAACTAGACAAGCGCTAGTTAGGAGAAACTTTCGAATCGACTCTGAATTATGCGTTTTTTGTGGGGAAGTGGCTGAATCGGTTGACCACCTGTTTATCGCTTGTGAGAAGGTTATTAGGCTGTGGAATCGGCTCTGCGATTGGGCGAAGATCCCGTTCATTTTTGCTTTCTCTTTCGGCGACCTGCTGGATTATCACAAGGTTTTTCTAGGAAACAAGAAGTATAAAGAGATTATTCGTGGGCTCATCTTTGTCGCCGTTTGGTGCATTTGGAAGGCTAGGAACGACATGATTTTTTTCCAATGGGAGAGGGGAAGTCGAAGACATGTTTAG